A region from the Aegilops tauschii subsp. strangulata cultivar AL8/78 chromosome 5, Aet v6.0, whole genome shotgun sequence genome encodes:
- the LOC109784155 gene encoding protein synthesis inhibitor II-like, whose protein sequence is MSPVQHAATRSTLTDVAFKTSPYIPGMTSCAVLQIEVGLGFFFDSTSKHICAPVAYKFIANSFFFVHPPIIDLALVRPSHPTMATNPRFVASFDVESSDKYTSFIAGIRSRVANTKHYSHNVPVLPPADPPGTPPRRWFHVVLRTRTSTLTLAIRADNLYLEGFRSSNGTWWELTPRIIAGATHLGFGGTYRDLLGDTDKLAGVALGPQQMAEAVNALAARTAADAGSGAKQQQAREAVVALLLMVNEAARFQTVSGFVAGLMHPRAAKNKGTITGEMKAQVNGWQDLSAALLKTDKYGDASTSKNSKDKKPTPKGPEKSAPEGPATFTAFDKMGVKTADQAAATLGILLFVAVEGGTARDKALQLFRGTPNY, encoded by the coding sequence ATGTCGCCGGTTCAACATGCCGCGACCCGTTCCACGCTGACTGATGTCGCCTTCAAGACGTCTCCATACATCCCAGGCATGACCAGCTGCGCTGTGTTGCAAATCGAAGTTGGCCTTGGCTTCTTCTTTGATTCAACTAGCAAGCATATATGCGCGCCTGTTGCCTATAAATTCATCGCCAACTCGTTCTTCTTCGTCCATCCTCCCATCATCGATCTCGCATTAGTTCGTCCATCTCATCCAACCATGGCAACCAACCCTCGGTTCGTGGCGTCGTTCGACGTGGAGAGCAGCGACAAGTACACCAGCTTCATCGCGGGCATCCGCAGCAGGGTCGCCAACACGAAGCACTACTCCCACAACGTCCCCGTGCTGCCGCCGGCGGACCCGCCCGGCACCCCGCCGCGCCGGTGGTTCCACGTGGTGCTCAGGACGCGGACCAGCACGCTCACGCTCGCCATCCGGGCCGACAACCTCTACCTGGAGGGCTTCCGGAGCAGCAACGGCACGTGGTGGGAGCTCACGCCCCGCATCATCGCGGGCGCCACCCACCTGGGCTTCGGCGGCACCTACCGCGACCTCCTCGGCGACACGGACAAGCTGGCCGGCGTCGCGCTCGGCCCGCAGCAGATGGCCGAGGCCGTGAACGCGCTCGCCGCGCGCACCGCGGCCGACGCCGGCTCCGGTGCCAAGCAGCAGCAGGCGAGGGAGGCCGTGGTGGCGCTGCTGCTCATGGTGAACGAGGCCGCGCGGTTCCAGACCGTGTCGGGGTTCGTGGCCGGCCTGATGCACCCGAGGGCGGCGAAGAACAAAGGGACCATCACCGGGGAGATGAAGGCGCAGGTGAACGGGTGGCAGGACCTCTCCGCGGCGCTGCTGAAGACGGATAAATATGGAGACGCATCTACTAGCAAGAACTCTAAAGACAAGAAGCCAACGCCGAAAGGCCCGGAAAAATCAGCTCCTGAAGGCCCGGCAACGTTCACGGCGTTTGACAAGATGGGGGTGAAGACGGCGGACCAGGCGGCCGCCACGCTGGGGATCCTGCTGTTCGTCGCCGTGGAGGGCGGGACGGCCAGGGACAAGGCGCTGCAGCTGTTTCGTGGGACTCCAAATTACTAG